A region of the Thioploca ingrica genome:
ATACCGTGACACTTACTTTACAATTTGAAGGGAATAAAACTCAAATCGTGAAATTAGAAGTCAAAGAAAATAATGAAGCTGAGGATACTCCTCATCAACATTCCTCACCGGATTCTCACGATTCAGCAAAATAAAACCAACGTATTGATAACAAATTGGTTAGTTATAATAGCGTAGCTATCTACACTTGCTTGCGTGATTTGTGTTTACAGCACCTTCTTGAGTTGGCATGAGTGGGGTAGGTAGTTACGAAAAATCACTACTTTTTTAGCACTACCAACATTTGTTCTGATGTTCTAAAAATAGGTTTGCTTTTGACTGTATTGTGTGTATACAATTACAAGTTTTAAAAATTATTTATATAAATGTGGCTTTTATTAGAAAGTGTTTTACAAAAATGGAGATGTTGATTAATGAAAAAATATATAAAAGTATCTAGATTTACTCTAGTAAAATTGGTGGCACTCTCTGTGAGTTTCTCAGTCAATGTTGCATTAGCTGGTGTTATATCAGAAGTAGAACCTAACGATTCTATTGCCAATGCCCAAAATATTGACGCATCATTTAGTGTTGGTTTAAATCCTGATATTGCAAATTCAGGAATTTGGCCGTGGGTGTCGATTGCAGGTACCGGTGATGGGAGTTTCGATTATTATTCATTTGAAGTTCCAGCAGGAGGAGTAACGGGTTATTTTGATACTGATCATGCTAATTTTGACACGATGTTATTTTTGTATGACTCAACGGGTGTTTTACTTTCCTATGACGATGATATTGGTGAACTCGATCCGGGTTCAGACTCTGGTCTTCATTCGTGGATTCAGTATGACTTTACTGAACCTGGCACTTACATCATTGCAGTTGGTGAATATTATTCTTCGGGTAATCCAGGTGGTGTAAGTGGTAATACCCCAGATAGTGGTGATGATTATACATTGCAGGTTTCACTTA
Encoded here:
- a CDS encoding filamentous hemagglutinin family domain-containing protein, with translation MKKYIKVSRFTLVKLVALSVSFSVNVALAGVISEVEPNDSIANAQNIDASFSVGLNPDIANSGIWPWVSIAGTGDGSFDYYSFEVPAGGVTGYFDTDHANFDTMLFLYDSTGVLLSYDDDIGELDPGSDSGLHSWIQYDFTEPGTYIIAVGEYYSSGNPGGVSGNTPDSGDDYTLQVSLSQHVIDSDGDGIPDDNDCQPNSDLNSTVMIEGCDSRTPNTLMTNGCTITDLVFYCADDQKNHGSFVSCVSTVTNTLKKDGYISGSGKGAIQSCAARASTGKP